A portion of the Feifania hominis genome contains these proteins:
- a CDS encoding 3D domain-containing protein, with amino-acid sequence MQFVKTLAGRIRGAFGRLFRMARKFFRRSAGTLGAFVCRRTVALTLLLSVSLAVTAAAVSQTRFVTIRDGDNTIVVRTMKDDPNDIIEEAGLTLSAYDAVKVNADQGLYADLSVERAFPVYLTCDGSRTVYYMTGGSVRDLLSKSDIELGVYDIMTHNPNDLLYSGIDVTINRVNYVTVTEETEIPFDVKRLGVQTIPKGKTVEKVKGENGLATVVVQNMVVDGQLLSSKVVSEEITKAPVQGVVEYGVGGEFSTSRGEALRYSHYIDLKATAYTYGESGKWGDITSTGKPVQVGYVAVDPKVIPYGTRMYITYPNGKVAYGYAVAEDTGGGIKGNRIDLFMETSAECKAFGVRKVRAYILE; translated from the coding sequence ATGCAATTTGTCAAGACGCTTGCAGGCCGGATCAGAGGGGCCTTTGGCCGCCTGTTCCGCATGGCGCGGAAATTCTTTCGGCGCTCTGCAGGCACCCTCGGTGCGTTTGTGTGCCGCCGGACCGTTGCGCTGACCCTGCTGCTGTCGGTGAGTCTCGCCGTGACAGCGGCCGCCGTGAGTCAGACGCGGTTCGTCACCATCCGCGACGGGGACAACACCATTGTGGTGAGAACCATGAAGGACGATCCGAACGACATCATCGAGGAGGCGGGCCTCACGCTCTCTGCCTACGATGCGGTCAAGGTAAACGCCGATCAGGGGCTCTATGCCGACCTGTCGGTAGAGCGGGCTTTCCCGGTCTACCTCACCTGCGACGGATCGAGAACCGTCTACTACATGACCGGCGGCTCTGTGCGCGACCTGCTCAGCAAATCCGATATCGAGCTCGGCGTGTACGACATCATGACCCACAACCCGAACGATCTTCTCTACAGTGGAATTGACGTAACCATCAACCGGGTAAACTATGTTACCGTAACAGAAGAGACCGAAATTCCCTTTGACGTAAAAAGGCTTGGCGTCCAGACAATCCCGAAAGGAAAAACCGTTGAAAAGGTCAAAGGTGAAAATGGTCTTGCAACCGTGGTCGTTCAGAACATGGTTGTGGATGGACAGCTGCTCAGCAGCAAGGTGGTCTCTGAGGAGATCACAAAGGCTCCCGTCCAGGGCGTCGTCGAGTACGGTGTCGGCGGCGAGTTCAGTACCAGCCGCGGCGAGGCGCTTCGCTACTCGCACTACATTGACCTCAAGGCAACCGCCTACACCTATGGCGAGAGCGGCAAGTGGGGCGACATCACCTCAACCGGCAAACCGGTTCAGGTCGGCTATGTCGCCGTAGACCCGAAAGTCATCCCCTATGGAACCCGCATGTACATCACCTACCCGAACGGCAAGGTCGCCTACGGGTACGCGGTGGCGGAGGACACAGGCGGCGGCATCAAGGGCAACCGGATCGACCTGTTTATGGAGACCTCGGCCGAGTGCAAGGCGTTCGGCGTGAGAAAGGTCCGGGCGTATATTCTGGAATAA
- the rplM gene encoding 50S ribosomal protein L13 has product MSTFMANNQTVERKWYIIDAKGKSMGRLAAECAHILNGKHKTDYTPHVDCGDNVIVINAAEVVLTGKKLDQKIYYTHSGYVGGLKETKYSKIMQNNPGFAIKLAVKGMLPKNSIGRHSLKRLRVYNDAVHGHDAQKPEALNIGK; this is encoded by the coding sequence ATGTCAACTTTCATGGCAAACAACCAGACTGTTGAGCGCAAGTGGTACATCATCGACGCCAAGGGCAAGTCCATGGGCCGCCTTGCCGCCGAGTGCGCACACATTCTCAACGGCAAACACAAGACCGACTACACCCCTCACGTCGACTGCGGTGACAATGTCATTGTCATCAACGCCGCCGAGGTGGTTCTGACCGGCAAAAAGCTCGATCAGAAGATCTACTACACCCACTCCGGCTATGTCGGCGGTCTCAAAGAGACCAAGTACAGCAAGATCATGCAGAACAACCCCGGCTTCGCGATCAAGCTCGCCGTCAAAGGCATGCTCCCGAAAAATTCGATCGGCCGGCACAGCCTCAAGCGTCTGCGCGTCTACAACGATGCCGTTCACGGCCATGACGCCCAGAAGCCCGAAGCGCTGAACATCGGTAAATAA
- a CDS encoding YaiI/YqxD family protein — protein sequence MQILVDADACPVKEQIVAAAKRYAVPVTMFVDTSHILRGDFQVVTVDRARDSADIALANAVRPGDIVVSQDYGVAAMALAKGACALNQNGLIYTDENIDSLLAERHFSARARAAGRRAGGPPKRTARQDRLFAEALERLLQNKTD from the coding sequence ATGCAGATTCTGGTCGATGCGGACGCCTGCCCTGTCAAAGAGCAGATTGTGGCCGCCGCAAAGCGCTATGCCGTACCGGTGACGATGTTCGTCGACACCAGCCACATTCTCCGCGGCGACTTTCAGGTGGTCACGGTCGACCGCGCGCGTGACAGTGCCGACATCGCGCTTGCAAACGCCGTGCGCCCCGGGGACATCGTGGTCAGCCAGGACTATGGCGTGGCGGCGATGGCGCTGGCAAAGGGCGCCTGCGCGCTCAACCAGAACGGGCTTATCTACACCGATGAGAACATCGACTCTCTGCTTGCCGAGCGGCACTTTTCCGCCAGGGCCCGCGCAGCGGGACGGCGCGCCGGCGGACCGCCGAAGCGCACCGCCCGGCAGGACCGGCTCTTTGCCGAGGCGCTCGAGAGACTGCTGCAAAATAAAACAGATTGA
- the rpsI gene encoding 30S ribosomal protein S9 yields the protein MYNDKNYFYGTGRRKSSVARVRILPGTGVITINGRDIDDYFGLDTLKLIVNQPFEATKTAGKFDVIAKVVGGGVSGQAGAIRHGLSRALLQVDEEAYRPILKKAGFLTRDPRMKERKKYGLKAARRAPQFSKR from the coding sequence ATGTATAACGACAAGAACTATTTCTACGGCACCGGCAGAAGAAAGAGCTCGGTTGCGAGAGTGCGCATTCTCCCCGGCACCGGCGTCATCACCATCAACGGCAGAGACATCGACGACTACTTCGGTCTCGACACGCTCAAGCTGATCGTCAACCAGCCCTTTGAGGCGACCAAGACCGCCGGCAAGTTCGACGTGATCGCCAAAGTGGTCGGCGGCGGCGTCTCCGGCCAGGCCGGCGCCATCCGCCACGGTCTGTCGAGAGCTCTGCTCCAGGTCGATGAAGAGGCCTACCGCCCGATTCTCAAAAAGGCCGGTTTCCTCACCCGCGACCCGAGAATGAAAGAGAGAAAGAAATACGGTCTCAAAGCAGCCCGTCGCGCTCCGCAGTTCAGCAAGCGCTAA
- a CDS encoding DUF554 domain-containing protein, with protein sequence MPGLGTIVNTLAILAGALVGLLIRRGLPEHISDSLTNALGISTLMIGISGTLTGLFRVKPDGLLDRVDLLLLIVSLVVGTLIGELLNIDRGFERVGQFAERRLGRNDGRTGRAFVESSLLFCVGAMAIVGAIEDGLAANPTTLYAKSLLDGVASIIYASTLGAGVLLSAGAVLLYQGTITVASFFISQYISDALMLQISMIGSAIIICIGLNLLGLKRIKVANMIPAVLVPVAWALIGGLFG encoded by the coding sequence ATGCCCGGTCTGGGTACGATAGTCAACACACTCGCCATACTCGCAGGCGCCCTTGTGGGCCTGCTCATTCGAAGAGGGCTGCCGGAGCATATCTCGGACAGCCTGACAAATGCCCTGGGCATCTCCACGCTGATGATCGGCATCTCGGGGACGCTCACGGGGCTCTTCCGGGTGAAGCCGGACGGTCTGCTCGACCGGGTGGACCTGCTGCTTCTGATCGTGTCGCTCGTGGTGGGTACGCTGATCGGCGAGCTATTGAACATCGACCGGGGCTTTGAGCGGGTCGGACAGTTCGCCGAGCGCCGGCTCGGGCGAAACGACGGACGCACGGGCCGCGCCTTTGTTGAGAGCTCGCTTTTGTTCTGCGTGGGCGCCATGGCCATTGTCGGCGCGATTGAGGATGGCCTCGCGGCCAATCCCACCACGCTCTACGCGAAATCGCTGCTCGACGGGGTCGCGTCCATCATCTATGCGTCGACGCTCGGCGCGGGCGTGCTGCTCTCGGCGGGTGCGGTGCTGCTCTACCAGGGAACCATCACCGTCGCCTCTTTCTTCATCAGCCAGTACATCAGCGATGCGCTCATGCTCCAGATCTCCATGATCGGCTCGGCCATCATCATCTGCATCGGGCTGAATCTGCTCGGGCTCAAGCGCATCAAAGTGGCCAATATGATCCCCGCCGTGCTCGTGCCGGTGGCATGGGCTCTCATCGGCGGCCTGTTTGGATAG
- a CDS encoding MSCRAMM family protein: MSYCSCPCMGELELTVRNTCGSRPFDGVPFEVVNCDNPSLRRVQCTDAGGCAVFEGLPCGNYFVRPVTRDNCFNSIAKKQFFHIGECCPSACVVFYLDSVIREGTLAVSVVRGKSNIYISGVTVNLLDECGRCLRSMQTDCMGKAVFCNVPVGDYVVESCSVQRNVMVCSSDTRRVQISVPVCAPLREHRCDKCWDSTPPRPPQCDCQTPCLPPPCSPPCTWPPRDTGRSPGSCPPPGYCGTMR, encoded by the coding sequence ATGTCCTACTGTTCCTGTCCCTGTATGGGGGAGCTGGAGCTGACGGTGCGAAACACCTGCGGCAGCCGCCCGTTTGACGGGGTGCCCTTTGAAGTGGTCAACTGTGACAACCCGAGTCTGCGCCGCGTACAGTGCACCGACGCCGGAGGCTGCGCGGTCTTTGAGGGACTTCCCTGCGGAAATTACTTTGTGCGTCCCGTCACGCGGGACAACTGCTTTAACAGCATCGCAAAAAAACAGTTTTTCCACATCGGAGAGTGCTGCCCGTCCGCCTGTGTGGTGTTCTATCTGGACAGCGTCATCCGCGAGGGTACGCTCGCGGTCAGTGTGGTCAGAGGAAAGAGCAACATCTACATAAGCGGTGTGACGGTCAATCTGCTCGACGAGTGCGGCCGCTGTCTTCGCAGCATGCAGACCGACTGCATGGGCAAGGCCGTGTTCTGCAATGTCCCCGTGGGAGACTATGTGGTCGAGAGCTGCAGCGTGCAGAGAAACGTCATGGTCTGCAGCAGCGACACCCGCCGGGTGCAGATCTCGGTGCCCGTCTGCGCGCCGCTGCGCGAGCACCGCTGCGACAAGTGCTGGGATAGCACACCGCCGCGTCCGCCGCAGTGCGACTGTCAGACGCCCTGTCTTCCGCCGCCCTGCTCCCCGCCGTGCACCTGGCCGCCGCGGGACACCGGCCGCTCGCCGGGCAGCTGCCCGCCGCCCGGCTACTGCGGGACCATGCGCTAG
- a CDS encoding tRNA 2-thiocytidine biosynthesis TtcA family protein: MLSVMRKAIDDYQMIEDGDRIAVGVSGGKDSLCALSVLAEMRRFYPRRYELRAIMLDMGLDREADFSAIEAYCAAIDVPLTIVRTEIGPVIFDVRKESNPCALCAKMRRGALHDAALREGCKKVVLGHHFDDVVETFVLSLFFEGRLSCFSPVTWLDRTGITLLRPMIYIPEREIKSFVRRMALPVYHNPCPANGNTKRQYVKELLATLSADNRDLREKIFGALCRSGIAGWKEPVVGRRTRAVFHRENDEKAEP; the protein is encoded by the coding sequence ATGCTCAGCGTCATGCGAAAGGCCATTGACGACTACCAGATGATTGAAGACGGCGACCGCATCGCGGTCGGCGTCTCGGGCGGCAAGGACTCGCTTTGCGCCCTGAGCGTGCTCGCTGAGATGCGCCGCTTCTACCCGAGGCGCTATGAGCTGCGGGCGATCATGCTCGACATGGGCCTTGACAGAGAGGCCGACTTCAGCGCGATTGAGGCGTACTGCGCCGCCATCGATGTGCCGCTGACCATCGTGCGCACCGAGATCGGCCCTGTGATCTTCGATGTGCGAAAGGAGTCGAATCCCTGCGCGCTCTGCGCGAAGATGCGCCGCGGCGCGCTGCACGATGCGGCTCTGCGCGAGGGGTGCAAAAAAGTCGTGCTCGGCCACCACTTTGACGACGTGGTGGAGACTTTTGTGCTGAGTCTCTTCTTCGAGGGCAGGCTCTCCTGCTTTTCGCCGGTGACCTGGCTCGACCGCACCGGCATCACGCTTTTGCGCCCGATGATCTACATCCCCGAGCGCGAGATCAAGAGCTTTGTCCGGCGCATGGCGCTGCCGGTCTACCACAATCCCTGTCCCGCCAACGGCAACACCAAGCGCCAGTATGTCAAGGAGCTGCTGGCCACCCTGTCGGCCGACAACCGGGACCTGCGCGAGAAGATCTTCGGCGCGCTGTGCCGCTCGGGCATCGCCGGGTGGAAAGAACCGGTGGTGGGCCGCCGTACCCGGGCGGTTTTTCACAGAGAGAACGACGAAAAAGCGGAGCCGTAG